One region of Termitidicoccus mucosus genomic DNA includes:
- a CDS encoding class I SAM-dependent methyltransferase, with protein MSLLLSTDSFTSHPGAEHHSVPFFGRALEEYAQFFSLDPAADLRGRTVLDVAAGPSSFTAEACALGCDAVAVDPLYGRSADALATYVAIDYREVFARLRARPSLTRFRAFASVNEAEARRRAAAARFLHDYAERFVLGRYVGAELPELPFADGAFDLVLCAHFLFQHEARFDFAFHVAACRELARVSRGEARVHPVSGPGGKPYPKLGDLLDELARLGVAGELRESDDSLATGEDAMLVLRRAE; from the coding sequence ATGAGCCTTCTTCTTTCAACCGATTCATTCACCAGTCATCCCGGGGCCGAGCATCATTCGGTTCCGTTTTTCGGGCGCGCGCTCGAGGAATACGCGCAGTTTTTCTCCCTCGATCCGGCCGCCGACCTGCGCGGGCGCACCGTGCTGGACGTGGCCGCCGGGCCGTCGTCATTCACCGCCGAGGCGTGCGCGCTGGGTTGCGACGCGGTGGCGGTCGATCCGCTTTACGGGCGCTCCGCCGACGCGCTGGCGACGTATGTCGCGATCGATTATCGCGAGGTGTTTGCCCGGTTGCGAGCGCGTCCGAGCCTGACGCGTTTCCGGGCGTTTGCGTCGGTCAATGAGGCCGAGGCGCGGCGGCGGGCGGCGGCGGCGCGGTTCCTGCACGATTACGCGGAGCGGTTTGTGCTCGGGCGTTATGTGGGCGCGGAATTGCCGGAGCTGCCGTTTGCGGACGGGGCGTTTGACCTGGTGCTGTGCGCTCATTTCCTGTTTCAGCACGAGGCGCGTTTCGATTTTGCGTTTCACGTGGCGGCGTGCCGCGAACTGGCGCGCGTGAGCCGGGGCGAGGCGCGCGTGCACCCCGTGTCCGGGCCGGGCGGAAAACCGTATCCGAAGCTTGGAGACTTGCTCGATGAACTCGCGCGCCTGGGCGTGGCGGGCGAGTTGCGCGAGTCGGACGACAGTCTCGCGACCGGCGAGGATGCGATGCTCGTGCTGCGGCGGGCGGAGTGA
- a CDS encoding periplasmic heavy metal sensor has translation MKNRRAAVLILLAIASGLAAFFATHAFRAGSPPGDEMRWLADEFALTPAQAAAIRQLEADYAPVCAEHCRRINEIRARLAALEKNSPDYEAARAQWTELVRECNAATMRHLESVAAAMSPGQGRRYLALVVPKLARHEHTQPFGLK, from the coding sequence ATGAAAAACCGCCGCGCCGCCGTCCTCATCCTGCTCGCCATCGCCAGCGGGCTGGCCGCGTTTTTCGCCACGCATGCGTTTCGCGCCGGCAGCCCGCCCGGCGACGAGATGCGCTGGCTGGCCGACGAGTTCGCACTCACCCCGGCGCAGGCCGCCGCCATCCGACAACTCGAGGCCGACTACGCGCCGGTTTGCGCGGAGCACTGCCGCCGCATCAACGAAATCCGCGCCCGGCTCGCCGCGCTGGAAAAAAACTCGCCCGACTACGAGGCCGCGCGCGCGCAGTGGACCGAACTCGTCCGCGAATGCAACGCCGCCACCATGCGGCACCTCGAATCCGTCGCCGCCGCGATGTCGCCCGGGCAGGGCCGCCGCTACCTCGCCCTTGTCGTCCCGAAGCTCGCCCGGCACGAGCACACGCAGCCCTTCGGGTTGAAATAA
- a CDS encoding RNA polymerase sigma factor: MTPPPAVPGEDADDMQALRRGDDSALDRLMARWQTPLRAFLYRHTQNEFDSLDLAQETFVRVYRHRDRFRPEAARFSTWLFSIALNLARDRARSLGRRPTTALENAPEQIDPVAHPRAQTESNERAGAVRAAIAELPDDLRAAVILFEYEAKSHAEIAAIVKATPKAVETRLYRARQLLRKNLARWL; encoded by the coding sequence ATGACGCCACCACCCGCCGTTCCCGGAGAAGACGCCGATGACATGCAGGCGCTCCGGCGCGGCGACGACTCCGCGCTCGACCGGCTCATGGCCCGCTGGCAGACGCCGCTGCGCGCGTTCCTTTACCGTCACACGCAAAACGAATTCGACTCCCTCGACCTCGCGCAGGAAACCTTCGTGCGTGTTTACCGGCATCGCGACCGCTTCCGCCCGGAAGCCGCGCGCTTCTCGACCTGGCTTTTTTCCATCGCGCTCAATCTCGCCCGCGACCGCGCGCGCAGCCTTGGCCGCCGACCGACCACCGCGCTGGAAAATGCCCCCGAACAGATTGATCCCGTCGCGCATCCGCGCGCGCAAACCGAGTCGAACGAGCGCGCCGGGGCGGTGCGCGCCGCCATCGCCGAGCTGCCCGACGACCTGCGGGCGGCTGTCATTCTTTTTGAATACGAGGCGAAATCCCACGCCGAGATCGCGGCCATTGTGAAGGCCACGCCGAAGGCGGTCGAAACCCGCCTCTACCGCGCGCGTCAGCTCCTCCGCAAAAACCTCGCCCGCTGGTTGTGA
- the floA gene encoding flotillin-like protein FloA (flotillin-like protein involved in membrane lipid rafts), with the protein MPSNMFLVFAVVGLIVLLVLGGIVISFFSVWLRALLAEAPVRLFSDLVAMRLRRVPYALIVDTRITARKADIIISVKDIEAHYLAGGNVVPTVQALIAAQKAGITLDWQRACAIDLATKGSGKSVVEAVRTSVDPKVIDCPNPDQGRITIDGVAKDGIQVKVRARVTVRTNLDRFVGGAKEETIIARVGEGIVNTIGSSESYKAVLESPDSISKNVLNRGLDVGTAFEILSIDIADVDIGENVGAKLQEAQAEANKSIAQAQAEIRRAAAVALEQEMKARVQEMQAKVVAAEAEVPLAMAEAFRSGRLGVMDYYKMQNIQSDTEMRSSIAKPDDKK; encoded by the coding sequence ATGCCATCAAACATGTTCCTCGTTTTCGCCGTCGTCGGTCTGATCGTCCTGCTCGTCCTCGGCGGGATTGTCATCTCCTTCTTCTCCGTGTGGCTTCGCGCGCTGCTCGCCGAGGCGCCCGTGCGCCTCTTCAGCGACCTCGTCGCCATGCGCCTGCGCCGCGTGCCTTACGCGCTCATCGTTGACACCCGTATCACCGCGCGAAAGGCCGACATCATCATCTCGGTGAAAGATATCGAGGCGCACTACCTCGCGGGCGGCAACGTCGTCCCGACCGTGCAGGCGCTCATCGCCGCGCAAAAAGCCGGCATCACGCTCGACTGGCAGCGCGCCTGCGCCATCGACCTCGCGACCAAGGGCTCGGGCAAATCCGTCGTCGAGGCCGTGCGCACCTCCGTTGACCCGAAGGTCATCGACTGCCCCAATCCCGACCAGGGCCGCATCACCATCGACGGCGTGGCGAAGGACGGCATCCAGGTGAAAGTCCGCGCCCGAGTGACCGTGCGCACCAACCTCGACCGCTTCGTCGGCGGCGCGAAGGAGGAAACCATCATCGCCCGCGTCGGCGAAGGCATCGTCAACACCATCGGTTCGTCCGAGTCCTATAAGGCCGTGCTCGAATCCCCCGACTCCATTTCCAAAAACGTGCTCAATCGCGGCCTCGACGTCGGCACCGCGTTTGAAATCCTCTCCATCGACATCGCCGACGTGGACATCGGCGAGAACGTCGGCGCGAAACTCCAGGAGGCGCAGGCCGAGGCCAACAAGTCCATCGCGCAGGCGCAGGCCGAGATTCGCCGCGCCGCCGCCGTCGCCCTCGAGCAGGAAATGAAGGCGCGCGTGCAGGAGATGCAGGCCAAGGTCGTCGCCGCCGAGGCCGAGGTGCCCCTCGCCATGGCCGAGGCCTTCCGCAGCGGGCGCCTTGGGGTGATGGACTATTACAAGATGCAAAACATCCAGTCCGACACCGAAATGCGCTCCTCCATCGCGAAGCCGGACGACAAAAAATAA
- a CDS encoding NfeD family protein — translation MALFLVGIVLLFFEVITPGGVLGAIGGVVMLAGCGYAWHLYGGQGALIAFMVALALVGATFWVELVLLPRTRLGKRMFLDAAISSTSQPPPAEAASVIGKSAEAVTILAPTGYVTVDGKRYEAHCIDGLAPKGAVLRVTGLDNFTLKVTKV, via the coding sequence GTGGCCCTGTTCCTCGTCGGCATCGTGCTGTTGTTTTTCGAGGTCATCACGCCCGGCGGCGTGCTCGGCGCCATCGGCGGCGTGGTGATGCTGGCCGGATGCGGCTATGCATGGCACCTCTACGGCGGCCAAGGCGCGCTCATCGCATTCATGGTCGCGCTCGCCCTGGTCGGCGCCACCTTCTGGGTCGAGCTCGTCCTCCTGCCGCGCACGCGGCTCGGCAAGCGCATGTTTCTCGACGCGGCCATTTCCAGCACCAGCCAGCCGCCGCCCGCCGAGGCCGCCAGCGTGATCGGCAAATCGGCCGAGGCCGTCACCATTCTGGCTCCGACCGGCTACGTGACGGTTGACGGGAAGCGCTATGAGGCCCATTGCATTGACGGGCTCGCCCCCAAAGGCGCGGTTTTGCGCGTGACCGGCCTCGACAATTTCACCCTGAAAGTAACCAAAGTCTAA
- a CDS encoding NfeD family protein, with protein MFRLLAKHLLSWLALATACMALTDQTPRDEKLPAPAAAPTPAASPAKKDAGPAAPVANANATAAARIVTDGKARVMVIEVREVIDSPVLYVLRRGLKEAEEKKINVVVLDMETPGGVAGTALEMMEALDKFSGHTITYINTEAISAGAFIAAATDEIWFAPKGVIGAAAAVSGDGQDIPETMRLKINSFLRAKIRALTEAHPYRGQVLSAMIDKDYELKIDGKILKPKGELLSLTATEAMTAYGDPPQVLLAAGVAADVDDLLTQKFGKANFESERLEVTWSERLAQWLNMIKPILLSLGMLALFIEFKTPGFGMFGIAGIVLLAIVFLSSYVAGLSGHEPMLLFALGLVLVIAELIFFPGLVLPALTGLVLMLGSLVWAMADLWPNEPISVTWSSDVLVAPIMNLAFGLLLTALFAVALVKFIPRGWFWDKLVLSSSIGAAAQISGVSAEQAAHINTFVGRRALVTTPLRPFGQIEIDGRRYEASVSVGSVERGAAVIVTKRTDFGIEVEPAPDGAPGADGAAQNQHPGGPEGAA; from the coding sequence ATGTTCCGACTCCTTGCAAAACATCTGCTTTCGTGGCTCGCCCTCGCCACCGCGTGCATGGCGCTGACCGACCAGACTCCGCGCGACGAAAAGTTGCCCGCGCCGGCCGCCGCTCCGACTCCCGCCGCATCGCCCGCGAAAAAAGACGCCGGCCCCGCCGCTCCGGTCGCGAACGCAAACGCCACCGCCGCCGCACGCATCGTCACCGACGGCAAGGCGCGCGTGATGGTGATCGAGGTGCGCGAGGTGATCGACTCGCCCGTGCTCTACGTGCTCCGGCGCGGATTGAAGGAGGCCGAGGAAAAAAAGATCAACGTGGTCGTGCTCGACATGGAGACGCCGGGCGGCGTGGCGGGGACGGCGCTCGAAATGATGGAGGCGCTCGACAAGTTTTCCGGCCACACCATCACTTATATCAACACGGAGGCCATCTCGGCGGGCGCGTTCATCGCCGCCGCCACGGATGAAATCTGGTTCGCCCCGAAAGGCGTCATCGGCGCGGCCGCCGCCGTCTCCGGCGACGGGCAGGACATCCCCGAGACGATGCGCCTGAAGATAAACAGCTTTCTCCGGGCGAAAATCCGCGCCCTCACCGAGGCGCATCCTTACCGCGGGCAGGTGCTTTCGGCGATGATCGACAAGGACTACGAACTCAAGATCGACGGCAAAATCCTGAAGCCGAAGGGCGAGCTTCTCTCGCTCACCGCCACCGAGGCGATGACCGCCTACGGCGATCCGCCGCAAGTCCTCCTCGCCGCCGGCGTGGCGGCCGACGTGGACGACCTTCTCACCCAGAAATTCGGCAAGGCCAATTTCGAATCCGAGCGTCTGGAGGTCACTTGGTCGGAACGCCTCGCGCAGTGGTTGAACATGATAAAACCCATCCTGCTCAGCCTCGGCATGCTGGCCCTGTTCATCGAGTTCAAGACGCCCGGCTTCGGCATGTTCGGCATCGCGGGCATCGTGCTGCTCGCGATCGTGTTTCTCAGCAGTTACGTCGCCGGGCTCTCCGGGCACGAGCCGATGCTGCTTTTCGCGCTCGGGCTCGTGCTGGTCATTGCCGAGCTGATTTTCTTCCCCGGGCTGGTCTTGCCCGCGCTCACCGGACTCGTGCTGATGCTCGGCTCGCTGGTGTGGGCGATGGCCGACCTATGGCCCAACGAACCCATTTCCGTCACCTGGTCGTCCGACGTGCTGGTTGCGCCGATCATGAACCTCGCGTTTGGCCTGCTGCTCACGGCGCTGTTTGCCGTGGCGCTGGTGAAATTCATCCCTCGCGGCTGGTTCTGGGACAAGCTCGTGCTCTCGTCCTCGATCGGCGCCGCCGCGCAAATCTCGGGCGTATCGGCCGAGCAGGCCGCGCACATCAACACCTTCGTCGGACGGCGCGCGCTCGTGACCACGCCGCTGCGTCCCTTTGGCCAGATCGAAATCGACGGACGGCGCTACGAAGCCAGTGTCTCCGTCGGCTCGGTCGAGCGCGGGGCTGCCGTCATCGTGACCAAGCGCACGGATTTCGGCATCGAAGTCGAACCCGCGCCCGACGGTGCTCCCGGCGCGGACGGCGCGGCGCAAAACCAGCATCCCGGCGGACCGGAGGGCGCGGCATGA
- a CDS encoding aldose epimerase has translation MEKVPYLGQELTRWKVGNSTFLAIPELGARLMHWHVTHGDGTVRDVIHWPEQENLDNFASVRGGNPILFPFSGRSFDQGEIFFWRSPDGERRPMPIHGIARQSKFDVIRSDERGFSAQLIPNDITRASYPFEYEFTVTYRFEALKLFCEFSLRNLDTQPLPWSAGHHFYFTLPWNDGLKRGDYAIRIPASKTMKQDFSNGSFTTNPALKPQESLDNPALVDTFHGGLKGNAVVFGPVGHPGEIAVHLGTGKKPPQDAVFVTWTFDGESPFYCVEPWMGPANANEHKQGLYWVQPGHSQSFVVEVEIK, from the coding sequence ATGGAAAAAGTCCCCTACCTTGGGCAGGAACTCACACGCTGGAAAGTCGGCAACTCGACCTTTCTTGCCATCCCCGAGCTCGGAGCGCGTCTCATGCACTGGCACGTCACCCACGGCGACGGCACCGTGCGCGATGTCATCCACTGGCCGGAACAGGAAAACCTGGACAACTTCGCCAGCGTGCGCGGCGGCAATCCCATCCTCTTCCCGTTCAGCGGACGTTCGTTCGACCAGGGTGAGATTTTTTTCTGGCGCAGCCCCGACGGCGAACGCCGGCCCATGCCGATCCACGGCATCGCGCGGCAGAGCAAGTTCGACGTGATCCGCAGCGACGAGCGCGGCTTCTCGGCCCAACTCATCCCGAACGACATCACGCGCGCGAGCTATCCGTTTGAGTATGAATTCACCGTCACCTACCGCTTCGAGGCGCTGAAGCTTTTCTGCGAGTTTTCGCTGCGCAACCTCGACACCCAGCCGCTGCCGTGGAGCGCCGGGCATCATTTCTATTTCACCCTGCCGTGGAACGACGGCCTGAAGCGCGGCGACTACGCCATCCGCATCCCCGCCTCGAAAACCATGAAGCAGGATTTTTCCAACGGCAGCTTCACCACCAACCCCGCGCTCAAGCCGCAGGAATCGCTCGACAACCCCGCGCTCGTGGACACGTTTCACGGCGGGCTGAAGGGCAACGCCGTGGTGTTCGGCCCCGTCGGTCATCCGGGCGAGATCGCCGTGCATCTCGGCACCGGGAAAAAACCGCCGCAGGACGCCGTGTTTGTCACATGGACCTTTGACGGCGAATCGCCCTTCTACTGCGTCGAGCCGTGGATGGGACCGGCCAATGCCAACGAGCACAAACAGGGCCTTTACTGGGTGCAACCGGGCCACTCGCAGAGCTTCGTGGTCGAGGTGGAAATCAAATAG
- a CDS encoding twin-arginine translocase TatA/TatE family subunit, producing the protein MLALLPDVGGPELLLIFFLVLLLFGGKRLPELARGLGKSIREFKRATSGVEQELKRVLEDEPAERRARAEKKRLEAGETDGAAAIAATTAATTATAAAGTGETQEKNADAPPPDDYYDPTDDDFTTGEDADAAGHGYDDSSNPYPELRDGGTKAGANQGTGAEAEAAGPGADGQPEKKTSTPPSPETGDGGGI; encoded by the coding sequence ATGCTAGCGCTTCTGCCTGATGTAGGCGGACCAGAGTTGCTGCTCATTTTCTTCCTCGTGCTGCTGCTGTTCGGCGGCAAACGCCTGCCCGAGCTTGCCCGCGGCCTCGGCAAGTCGATCCGCGAATTCAAGCGCGCCACCTCCGGCGTCGAGCAGGAACTCAAGCGCGTGCTCGAAGACGAGCCCGCCGAGCGGCGCGCCCGCGCCGAAAAGAAACGCCTGGAAGCCGGCGAGACCGACGGCGCAGCAGCCATCGCGGCGACGACCGCTGCAACCACCGCGACCGCGGCGGCCGGGACCGGGGAAACCCAGGAAAAAAACGCGGACGCGCCGCCCCCCGACGATTATTACGATCCGACCGACGACGATTTCACGACCGGCGAGGACGCGGACGCCGCCGGCCACGGCTACGACGACTCGTCCAATCCGTATCCCGAACTTCGCGACGGCGGGACGAAAGCAGGGGCGAACCAGGGCACCGGAGCCGAAGCCGAAGCAGCCGGGCCGGGAGCGGACGGGCAGCCGGAGAAAAAAACATCGACCCCGCCATCGCCGGAGACCGGCGACGGCGGCGGAATTTGA
- a CDS encoding Smr/MutS family protein, whose protein sequence is MATPDNHAAAAPDSGEPVVIPINGELDLHTFAPRETARVLDAYIEACLERGIYSLRVVHGKGTGALREAVHARLRRDARVESFRLGDETSGGWGATLVRLRGRPK, encoded by the coding sequence ATGGCAACTCCCGACAATCACGCCGCCGCCGCTCCGGATTCCGGCGAGCCGGTCGTCATTCCCATCAACGGCGAGCTGGATTTGCACACTTTCGCGCCGCGCGAAACCGCGAGGGTGCTCGACGCCTATATCGAGGCATGCCTTGAGCGCGGCATTTATTCGTTGCGCGTTGTCCACGGCAAAGGCACCGGAGCGCTGCGTGAAGCCGTGCATGCGCGGTTGCGACGCGATGCGCGGGTGGAAAGCTTCCGCCTCGGCGACGAAACCTCGGGTGGCTGGGGCGCGACGCTGGTGCGCCTGCGGGGGCGTCCCAAGTAA
- a CDS encoding Tex family protein — translation MSTPNPDHVLRITQELGLKVHQVATTAQLLAEGATVPFIARYRKEATGELDEVQITAIRDRSEQLAALDERRASITASLKERNLLTDDLAKKIAAAETLNALEDIYLPFRPKKRTRATIAREKGLEPLADLILAQDPAADPAAEAAAYVNREYTPDDGKNTPQTIASADEALAGARDIIAERISDDAPTRAKLRALSQGTAVISSKVISGKETEGAKFKDYFEWSEPLAKAPSHRVLAMRRGEKELVLMMRITVDETAALAEIEPLHVKSATQRSAGMAGMSLRSEPARDFADKNVRAPVPPAVENTCAHHVRLAVADAYKRLLAPAMETEMRLETKKRADETAIKVFAENLRELLLASPLGQKNTLAIDPGFRTGCKVVILDRQGKLLHNDVVYPEQGASRSDEAREKIAGFITFFKIEAIAIGNGTAGRETEAFIRSLDLPKSIPVVMVNESGASIYSASEVAREEFPDHDITVRGAVSIGRRLMDPLAELVKLDPKSIGVGQYQHDVDQNALKRSLDDTVVSSVNAVGVEVNTASKQLLSYVSGLNSSIAANIVAHRNENGPFKSRAELLGVSRLGPKAYEQAAGFLRIRDAGNPLDASAVHPESYAIVEKMAADLGVTVADLVRDEKARRKIKLEAYVTDTVGLPTLNDILAELAKPGRDPRQKFEAFAFADGVNKPEDLKPGMKLPGIVTNVTAFGAFVDIGVHQDGLVHVSQLADAFVKDPAEIVKVSQRVTVTVTEVDLARGRIALSMRSKPELGAKTGQRAAPGAGGFRGGQRPGGNGFGGAAPRRDSGQSLGGDWFTAALNKKK, via the coding sequence ATGTCCACGCCCAATCCCGACCACGTCCTTCGCATCACCCAGGAACTCGGCCTGAAAGTCCACCAGGTCGCGACCACCGCGCAACTGCTCGCCGAGGGCGCCACCGTTCCCTTCATCGCCCGCTACCGCAAGGAGGCCACCGGCGAACTCGACGAAGTCCAGATCACCGCCATCCGCGACCGCTCCGAGCAACTCGCCGCCCTCGACGAGCGCCGCGCCTCCATCACCGCCTCGCTCAAGGAGCGCAACCTTCTCACCGACGACCTCGCGAAAAAAATCGCCGCCGCCGAAACCCTCAACGCCCTCGAGGACATTTATCTCCCCTTCCGCCCCAAAAAACGCACCCGCGCCACCATCGCCCGCGAAAAAGGCCTCGAGCCCCTCGCCGACCTCATCCTCGCGCAAGACCCCGCCGCCGACCCGGCCGCCGAGGCCGCCGCGTATGTGAATCGTGAATACACGCCCGACGACGGCAAAAACACTCCGCAGACAATCGCCTCCGCCGACGAGGCGCTGGCCGGCGCGCGCGACATCATCGCCGAGCGCATCAGCGACGACGCGCCCACCCGCGCGAAGCTCCGCGCCCTCTCCCAAGGCACCGCCGTCATCTCCTCGAAAGTCATCAGCGGCAAGGAAACCGAGGGCGCGAAGTTCAAGGATTATTTCGAGTGGAGCGAGCCCCTCGCCAAGGCACCCAGCCACCGCGTCCTCGCCATGCGCCGCGGCGAAAAGGAACTCGTCCTCATGATGCGCATCACCGTGGACGAAACCGCCGCGCTGGCCGAGATCGAGCCGCTGCATGTCAAATCTGCCACCCAAAGGAGCGCGGGCATGGCGGGCATGTCGCTTCGCTCGGAACCTGCCCGCGATTTCGCGGACAAGAATGTCCGCGCTCCTGTCCCCCCCGCCGTCGAAAATACCTGCGCGCACCACGTCCGCCTCGCCGTCGCCGACGCCTACAAGCGCCTGCTCGCCCCCGCGATGGAAACCGAGATGCGCCTCGAAACCAAAAAGCGCGCCGACGAAACCGCGATCAAGGTTTTCGCCGAAAACCTCCGCGAACTCCTCCTCGCCTCGCCCCTCGGCCAGAAAAACACCCTCGCCATCGACCCCGGTTTCCGCACCGGCTGCAAGGTCGTCATCCTCGACCGCCAGGGCAAGCTCCTGCACAACGACGTCGTTTATCCCGAACAGGGCGCCTCCCGCTCCGACGAGGCCCGCGAAAAAATCGCCGGATTCATCACGTTCTTCAAGATCGAGGCCATCGCCATCGGCAACGGCACCGCCGGACGCGAGACCGAGGCCTTCATCCGTTCCCTCGATCTCCCGAAGTCGATTCCCGTCGTCATGGTCAACGAGTCCGGCGCGTCCATCTACTCCGCCAGCGAGGTCGCCCGCGAGGAATTTCCCGACCACGACATCACCGTGCGCGGCGCCGTCTCCATCGGCCGCCGCCTCATGGACCCGCTTGCCGAACTCGTGAAGCTCGACCCGAAGTCCATCGGCGTCGGCCAATACCAGCACGACGTTGACCAGAACGCGCTCAAACGCTCCCTCGACGACACCGTCGTCTCCTCCGTCAACGCCGTCGGCGTCGAGGTGAACACCGCCTCCAAGCAACTCCTCTCCTACGTCTCCGGCCTGAACTCCAGCATCGCCGCCAACATCGTCGCCCACCGCAACGAAAACGGCCCCTTCAAATCCCGCGCCGAGCTCCTCGGCGTCTCCCGCCTCGGCCCCAAGGCCTACGAGCAGGCCGCCGGCTTCCTTCGCATTCGCGATGCCGGCAATCCGCTCGACGCCTCCGCCGTCCACCCCGAATCCTACGCCATCGTGGAAAAAATGGCCGCCGACCTCGGCGTCACGGTCGCCGACCTCGTGCGCGACGAAAAAGCGCGCAGGAAGATCAAACTCGAAGCCTACGTCACCGACACCGTCGGCCTGCCCACGCTCAACGACATCCTCGCCGAACTCGCCAAGCCCGGACGCGACCCGCGCCAGAAATTCGAAGCCTTCGCCTTTGCCGACGGCGTGAACAAACCCGAGGACTTGAAACCCGGCATGAAACTCCCCGGCATCGTGACCAACGTCACGGCCTTTGGCGCGTTTGTTGACATCGGCGTGCACCAAGACGGCCTCGTCCATGTCAGCCAGCTCGCGGACGCTTTCGTGAAGGACCCGGCCGAAATCGTGAAGGTTTCCCAGCGCGTCACCGTGACGGTGACCGAGGTCGATCTTGCGCGCGGCCGCATCGCGCTCTCCATGCGCAGCAAGCCCGAATTGGGGGCCAAGACCGGCCAGCGCGCCGCTCCCGGCGCGGGCGGATTCCGCGGCGGCCAACGTCCCGGCGGGAACGGCTTCGGCGGCGCCGCGCCGCGCCGCGATTCTGGCCAGAGCCTCGGCGGTGACTGGTTCACCGCCGCGCTGAACAAGAAAAAATAG